The window AGAAAGTATTTATGAAGCCGATACCACTACCCTTTTGCGTGTGGTAAATAGTTTAAATGATGAAGCTGAAACTGTTATTCTATTCGGCCATAATTCTGGTTTAACTGACTTTGCTAATGCGCTTTGTAATGGTGATATCTACAATATTCCAACCGCGGGTATGGTGCTAATTTCATTTCATCTTGAATCTTGGAAAATGGTAAGCAAAGGTACAGGAGAATTGGTGTTTTTTGATTATCCAAAAAATAGTGATGAAATGTAAATGCTAAAGTAGTATTCACATTTCAACTTCATTAAAAGCAATATCATTTGTTGATAAACCCGACAGCAGTGGCAGCCCCAATTTTTTATTGGGCTACAGCAAATGGCGGGACTGAATCAGCCAAAAACCACTATACCTTACTTTCCAAAATAATCTAAGTTTTCTTAAAGGCGATAAATATATTGTATTTAAGATATTTTATTATCTTTGGTCATCATAACACGAAATCTGGCAATAGACATTTCGGTGAATTCATAACCTAAACTCCTCTGGTTATTTCATAATTCGTATCGCCAGACAATTTATCCATTAATTTATCTGAATATGAATTTTGATTATAATACTACGCGTAGCCATTTAATTTTATCGGAATATGGCCGTAACGTACAAAATATGGTGAAGTATATTTGCGAATTGCCCACCATTGAAGAACGCAATAAATATGCACAGGCGGTTATCGACCTGATGGGTTTTCTGCAGCCTCATTTACGTGATGTTGCCGATTTTAAACATAAACTTTGGGATCATTTACACATCATCTCAGGCTATCAAATTGATGTAGACAGCCCTTATCCAAAGCCTTTGATTGAGAATGCATACATAAAACCTGAGCCATTAGCTTATCCTCAGAAAAGAATAACCTACAAACATTATGGTAAAACGGTTGAAGTTTTGATTGAAAAAGCCATGCGTGAGGATGATGCAGAACGCAAAAAAGTTATGGTACAAGGGATTGCCAATTTCATGAAAATGGCTTATGTTACCTGGAATAAGGATAATGTATCTGATGAAACTATTCTGAAAGATTTGCATGATTTATCTGGTGGATTACTTCGTTTGGAGGAAAACATCAATTTAGCCAAGGTTGAATTCAGGGCACCAAACCCTCGTCAAAACAACAACAATAATAGAGGTAGGACGAATAATAATAATAACAATGGTAAAAATCGTCAAAATACCAATAGCAATAATAATACGAACAACCGCAGACCAAACAATAACAACAAACCTAAATATTAAAACATCCGTTATTCTGAACTTGATTCAAAATCTATAAAGTAGATGCTGAATAAATTTAGCGTAGCGAATTGTTAGCAAAAAAAGAAATATATGAACGCATTTGAAATAACAGGCGGCATTAAGTTAAAAGGCGAAATAACACCTCAAGGAGCCAAAAATGAAGCATTACAAATTTTATCAGCGGTGTTACTTACCGAACAAAAGGTTACGGTTAGTAATATCCCTGATATTAAAGATGTAAATAAACTTATAGAATTATTAGGTGATTTAGGCGTTACCGTTGAGCGTATAAATAAAGATACCTACTCATTTGAGGCTAAAAATATCGATTTAAACTTTTTTGAATCTGATACATTTAAAGCCAAGGGTGGTGGTTTGCGAGGTTCGATTATGATTGTTGGACCGTTATTAGCTCGATTCGGTAGAGCTGCAATTCCTAAACCCGGAGGGGATAAAATCGGTCGTAGAAGACTGGATACACACTTTATTGGCTTTGAAAAATTAGGAGCTAAATTTGTATACGACAGTAAAAAAGCTTTCTTTAATGTTGATGCAACAGATTTAAAAGGTGCATATATTTTATTAGATGAGGCTTCAGTAACAGGAACTGCAAATATTGTGATGGCTGCAGTTTTAGCGAAAGGAGTTACCACGATTTATAATGCAGCTTGCGAGCCTTATTTGCAACAACTTTGCAAAATGCTTAACCGCATGGGTGCCAAAATTTCGGGCATTGGCTCCAATCTATTAACGATTGAAGGTGTTAAGGTTTTAGGCGGTACAGAACATAGAATGCTACCTGATATGATTGAAATTGGTTCTTTTATTGGCCTTGCTGCCATGACTGAATCTGAAATCACAATTAAAAATGTTTGTTACGATGAACTTGGCGTAATACCTGAAGTATTTAAAAAGCTTGGAATTAAGTTAGAACGTCGTGGAGATGACATTTACGTTCCTTCGCAAAAACATTACGAAATCGATACTTTTATTGACGGTTCAATTTTAACAATTGCGGATTCTCCTTGGCCAGGATTTACTCCGGATTTATTAAGCATTGTTTTGGTTGTGGCTACACAAGCTAAAGGAAACGTATTAATTCATCAAAAAATGTTCGAAAGCCGTTTATTCTTCGTGGATAAACTGATTGATATGGGTGCTCAAATCATTCTTTGCGATCCACACCGTGCTACTGTAAATGGTATTGATAAAAAATATAAACTTCGAGGAATCAGCATGACTTCGCCAGATATTAGGGCTGGAGTTTCGTTATTAATTGCCGCACTTTCTGCCGAAGGTAAATCTACCATTTACAACATTGAACAAATAGAACGTGGCTA is drawn from Pedobacter mucosus and contains these coding sequences:
- a CDS encoding SixA phosphatase family protein → MAKRLLLVRHAKSDWGNAELADFDRPLNKRGKENAPEMAERLFNKGFKFDLMVSSPAKRALKTAKYFAEKYNIKEIQTTESIYEADTTTLLRVVNSLNDEAETVILFGHNSGLTDFANALCNGDIYNIPTAGMVLISFHLESWKMVSKGTGELVFFDYPKNSDEM
- a CDS encoding DUF4290 domain-containing protein, yielding MNFDYNTTRSHLILSEYGRNVQNMVKYICELPTIEERNKYAQAVIDLMGFLQPHLRDVADFKHKLWDHLHIISGYQIDVDSPYPKPLIENAYIKPEPLAYPQKRITYKHYGKTVEVLIEKAMREDDAERKKVMVQGIANFMKMAYVTWNKDNVSDETILKDLHDLSGGLLRLEENINLAKVEFRAPNPRQNNNNNRGRTNNNNNNGKNRQNTNSNNNTNNRRPNNNNKPKY
- the murA gene encoding UDP-N-acetylglucosamine 1-carboxyvinyltransferase; translated protein: MNAFEITGGIKLKGEITPQGAKNEALQILSAVLLTEQKVTVSNIPDIKDVNKLIELLGDLGVTVERINKDTYSFEAKNIDLNFFESDTFKAKGGGLRGSIMIVGPLLARFGRAAIPKPGGDKIGRRRLDTHFIGFEKLGAKFVYDSKKAFFNVDATDLKGAYILLDEASVTGTANIVMAAVLAKGVTTIYNAACEPYLQQLCKMLNRMGAKISGIGSNLLTIEGVKVLGGTEHRMLPDMIEIGSFIGLAAMTESEITIKNVCYDELGVIPEVFKKLGIKLERRGDDIYVPSQKHYEIDTFIDGSILTIADSPWPGFTPDLLSIVLVVATQAKGNVLIHQKMFESRLFFVDKLIDMGAQIILCDPHRATVNGIDKKYKLRGISMTSPDIRAGVSLLIAALSAEGKSTIYNIEQIERGYQDIDTRLRALGAQIKRVNADAPSH